The following proteins are encoded in a genomic region of Mycobacterium kiyosense:
- the cysH gene encoding putative phosphoadenosine phosphosulfate reductase, whose product MSEAPKLNEDQLRELAARGAAELDGADAMELLRWTEQHFGNINGPRGWATCNYVVASNMQDAVLVDLAAKVRPGVPVMFLDTGYHFVETIGTRDAIESVYDIRVVNVTPEHSVAEQDKLLGKDLFSRDPGECCRLRKVVPLGKALRGYSAWVTGIRRVEAPTRANAPLISFDEAFKLVKINPLAAWSDQDMQDYIDKHDVLVNPLVYEGYPSIGCAPCTAKPIEGADPRSGRWQGQAKTECGLHAS is encoded by the coding sequence ATGAGCGAGGCGCCCAAACTGAACGAGGACCAACTGCGCGAGCTGGCGGCCCGCGGCGCTGCCGAACTCGACGGTGCCGACGCCATGGAGCTGTTGCGGTGGACCGAGCAGCACTTCGGCAACATCAACGGACCGCGCGGCTGGGCGACGTGCAACTACGTGGTGGCCTCCAACATGCAGGACGCGGTGCTGGTGGATCTGGCCGCCAAGGTGCGCCCGGGTGTTCCGGTGATGTTCCTGGACACCGGCTATCACTTCGTGGAGACCATCGGCACCCGCGACGCGATCGAATCCGTCTACGACATCCGGGTGGTCAATGTCACCCCGGAGCACTCGGTGGCAGAGCAGGACAAGCTGCTGGGCAAGGACCTGTTCAGCCGGGACCCCGGCGAGTGCTGCCGGCTGCGCAAGGTCGTTCCGCTGGGCAAGGCGTTGCGCGGGTATTCCGCGTGGGTGACCGGCATCCGCCGGGTCGAGGCGCCGACCCGTGCCAATGCCCCGCTGATCAGCTTCGACGAGGCGTTCAAGCTGGTGAAGATCAACCCGCTGGCCGCCTGGTCAGACCAGGACATGCAGGACTACATCGACAAGCACGATGTGTTGGTCAATCCCCTTGTCTACGAAGGATATCCGTCAATCGGTTGCGCCCCGTGCACGGCCAAGCCGATCGAAGGCGCCGATCCGCGCAGCGGGCGCTGGCA